In Pseudofrankia saprophytica, one genomic interval encodes:
- a CDS encoding response regulator, which translates to MTETNEGASPPEAAVPGGGAEGSAADIRVAIVDDHRIVLDGLVVLLDSMDGLTVVGEATSGEEAVGLVGRLRPDVVLMDIEMPGIGGVEATRRIAAAHPSVAVVMLTMYGEDEFVFAALRAGARGYLLKGAQQEDVVRTVRAAARGDAVFGPDVAQRVLRTFAEPRPAAKPFPELTDREREILALLANGWPNGRIGRHLGLTAKTVANNVSNILVKLHATDRAAAILAARRAGFGDP; encoded by the coding sequence ATGACGGAGACGAACGAGGGCGCTAGCCCCCCGGAAGCGGCGGTGCCTGGCGGCGGGGCCGAGGGCTCGGCGGCGGACATCCGCGTGGCGATCGTGGACGATCACCGAATCGTGCTCGACGGGCTGGTGGTGCTCCTCGACTCGATGGACGGCCTCACCGTCGTGGGCGAGGCGACCTCGGGCGAGGAGGCCGTCGGGCTGGTCGGGCGGCTGCGCCCGGACGTCGTCCTCATGGACATCGAGATGCCGGGGATCGGCGGGGTCGAGGCGACCAGGCGGATCGCGGCCGCGCATCCGTCGGTGGCGGTGGTGATGCTGACCATGTACGGCGAGGACGAGTTCGTCTTCGCCGCGCTGCGCGCCGGTGCCCGCGGCTACCTGCTCAAGGGCGCCCAGCAGGAGGACGTCGTGCGCACCGTCCGCGCCGCGGCGCGTGGCGACGCGGTGTTCGGGCCGGACGTCGCGCAACGGGTGCTACGCACCTTCGCCGAACCGCGGCCAGCCGCCAAGCCCTTCCCCGAGCTCACCGACCGGGAGCGGGAGATCCTCGCCCTACTCGCGAACGGCTGGCCCAACGGCCGAATTGGACGCCATCTTGGCCTCACCGCGAAAACCGTTGCGAACAACGTTTCAAATATCCTCGTAAAGCTCCACGCCACAGATCGCGCCGCAGCAATTCTCGCCGCCCGCCGAGCCGGTTTTGGCGATCCATGA
- a CDS encoding sensor histidine kinase: MDVTSQDQPRPTDPRSRWRWLAHALALTILALVAVGVVLVLATPSGVIAPGGDSARRSGWTQITLAVPFLVAGWLLASRRPEVPFGWLALAAAFAHAGGAAGGGWLMVAVYGGHDLPGALPVSIITPAAMATEPVVMATTWATFPYGRFPRGRIGWLAAISIGLCAVGWLLGPLWTGKLVDPPPRYANLTNPIGVPFPEWLPVLLFASGLLLGSVVMVVRWLRAEGELRQVLRWLAVVNVIAIVGTPFVVALPAGEMIADVGTVVELVVIVAVVLANRVYGIEIVLNRALVYVLLTAFVAAVYAAGAAVLAAFGQAVGGPWSVAAALGAAFSLAPAHSRVQRIVNRFLYGERDEPYTVATRVAARLEAAGSVEALLPSLVEALAGTLRLPRATVELRGDDGSVRAITYADTGDAGREADRSGREAAARFPLVHQGEDIGALVVGLRSGQNALGSRETRLLADIARQVAVAASNVRLTEALTRSRERIVSAAEEERRRLRRDLHDGLGPVLTAAASKVDAARNLAGRDLPRATNLLADVRRDLTSALGDLRRLVYALRPPALDELGLLAALRETLRGTAVPVTLAAPDTLPPLPAAVEVAAYRIVTEAVTNVARHAGATRCEVTIGCAETLTIEIRDNGRASDAAGTVTAWSPGVGLTSMRERATALGGAWNAGPTAAGGRVLVELPLSLAGSAVPRPAGSTEVMDTSAATDDAKVTGVVGVVGATSVQLAGSAG, translated from the coding sequence GTGGATGTGACCTCTCAGGACCAGCCGCGGCCGACCGACCCGCGGTCACGGTGGCGATGGCTTGCGCATGCCCTCGCCCTGACCATCCTGGCGCTGGTCGCCGTCGGCGTGGTACTCGTCCTCGCCACCCCGAGTGGGGTCATCGCTCCGGGTGGGGACTCGGCGCGCAGGTCCGGCTGGACCCAGATCACACTCGCGGTTCCCTTCCTGGTCGCCGGCTGGCTGCTGGCCTCGCGCCGGCCGGAGGTGCCGTTCGGCTGGTTGGCACTCGCCGCAGCGTTCGCCCACGCCGGGGGGGCGGCCGGCGGAGGCTGGCTGATGGTCGCCGTGTACGGCGGGCACGACCTGCCGGGCGCGCTGCCCGTGTCGATCATCACCCCCGCAGCCATGGCGACCGAGCCGGTCGTGATGGCGACTACCTGGGCGACCTTTCCCTACGGCCGGTTCCCGCGCGGGCGGATCGGCTGGCTCGCCGCCATCAGCATCGGGCTGTGCGCCGTGGGCTGGCTGCTCGGGCCGCTGTGGACCGGCAAGCTCGTCGACCCGCCGCCCAGGTACGCGAACCTCACCAACCCGATCGGCGTTCCCTTCCCCGAATGGCTGCCGGTGCTCCTGTTCGCGTCGGGACTGCTGCTCGGGTCGGTCGTCATGGTGGTGCGCTGGCTGCGGGCCGAGGGCGAGCTACGCCAGGTGCTGCGCTGGCTGGCCGTGGTCAATGTCATCGCCATCGTGGGGACGCCGTTCGTCGTGGCGTTGCCGGCGGGCGAGATGATCGCCGACGTCGGCACCGTCGTCGAACTGGTCGTCATCGTCGCCGTGGTGCTCGCGAACCGGGTGTACGGCATCGAGATCGTGCTCAACCGCGCGCTCGTCTACGTCCTGCTCACCGCGTTCGTCGCCGCGGTGTACGCGGCCGGCGCCGCCGTGCTCGCCGCGTTCGGGCAGGCGGTCGGCGGCCCCTGGTCGGTGGCGGCTGCCCTCGGTGCCGCGTTCAGCCTGGCTCCGGCCCACTCGCGGGTGCAGCGGATCGTCAACCGCTTCCTCTACGGCGAGCGCGACGAGCCCTACACGGTGGCGACCCGGGTAGCGGCCCGGCTGGAGGCCGCCGGCAGCGTCGAGGCGCTGTTGCCAAGCCTGGTGGAAGCGCTCGCCGGAACCCTGCGCCTGCCGCGCGCGACCGTGGAGCTGCGCGGCGACGACGGATCGGTCCGGGCCATCACCTATGCGGACACCGGAGACGCGGGGCGCGAGGCCGACCGTTCCGGGCGTGAGGCCGCCGCTCGTTTCCCGCTCGTGCACCAGGGCGAGGACATCGGCGCGCTCGTCGTGGGGCTGCGATCCGGGCAGAACGCGCTCGGCTCGCGCGAAACCAGGCTGCTCGCCGACATCGCCCGCCAGGTCGCGGTGGCCGCCAGCAACGTCCGGCTCACCGAGGCGCTGACGCGCTCCCGGGAACGGATCGTCAGCGCCGCCGAGGAGGAACGCCGCCGGCTGCGCCGCGACCTGCACGACGGCCTCGGGCCGGTCCTCACCGCCGCGGCGAGCAAGGTGGACGCGGCCCGCAACCTGGCCGGCCGGGACCTGCCCCGGGCTACGAACCTGCTCGCCGACGTGCGCCGCGACCTCACGTCGGCGCTCGGCGACCTGCGCCGGCTCGTCTACGCGCTGCGCCCGCCCGCCCTGGACGAGCTCGGCCTGCTGGCGGCGCTGCGTGAGACGCTGCGCGGCACCGCGGTGCCGGTGACGCTGGCGGCTCCGGACACGCTGCCGCCGCTGCCCGCCGCCGTCGAGGTCGCCGCGTACCGGATCGTGACCGAGGCCGTGACCAACGTCGCCAGGCACGCGGGCGCCACCCGGTGCGAGGTGACGATCGGCTGCGCCGAGACGCTGACCATCGAGATCCGCGACAACGGCCGGGCGAGCGACGCCGCTGGAACCGTGACCGCCTGGTCGCCGGGGGTGGGACTGACCTCGATGCGGGAACGGGCCACGGCGCTCGGCGGCGCCTGGAACGCCGGGCCGACCGCCGCTGGCGGCCGCGTCCTGGTCGAGCTTCCCCTCTCCCTGGCCGGCAGCGCCGTGCCACGGCCCGCGGGCAGCACGGAGGTCATGGACACTTCAGCCGCCACGGACGACGCAAAGGTCACGGGCGTCGTCGGCGTCGTCGGCGCGACGAGCGTCCAGCTGGCCGGGAGCGCGGGATGA
- a CDS encoding DUF4386 family protein translates to MPTSATPAVPPTSPVGRLLAAACLLLTGLGAVLATTVLPASGDGDDVASIDRFAAHAGRVDAGLAAEILILLLGAATAVTALLAFPRARRLAGVAGWLGIISGSAWVGLVSADNVRAAAAETDHAAGAALMHQLSGSAQFQAFVLFSLIGGLVSMVCLGIALWRSRAVPRWAAALFVAYEPVNFAGGGSGVVGTVANALLLVGFAVCAVTILRGGLPALALGASPIADPAIATASTASATPTTRAPAH, encoded by the coding sequence ATGCCCACCTCCGCAACGCCCGCCGTACCGCCCACCTCGCCGGTTGGCCGGCTGCTCGCCGCGGCCTGTCTGCTCCTCACCGGGTTGGGCGCCGTCCTGGCGACCACCGTTCTTCCCGCGAGCGGGGACGGCGATGACGTCGCCTCGATCGACAGGTTCGCCGCGCATGCTGGCCGGGTCGACGCGGGACTTGCCGCGGAGATCCTGATCCTGCTGCTCGGCGCGGCCACCGCCGTGACCGCGCTGCTGGCGTTCCCCCGGGCCCGCCGGCTCGCCGGTGTCGCCGGCTGGCTCGGGATCATCTCAGGCAGCGCCTGGGTCGGCCTGGTCAGCGCCGACAACGTGCGCGCGGCGGCGGCGGAGACCGACCACGCGGCCGGCGCCGCGCTGATGCACCAGCTGAGCGGCTCGGCGCAGTTCCAGGCGTTCGTCCTGTTCAGCCTCATCGGTGGCCTGGTCTCGATGGTGTGCCTCGGCATCGCGCTGTGGCGGTCGCGGGCCGTGCCCCGCTGGGCGGCGGCGCTGTTCGTCGCCTACGAGCCGGTCAACTTCGCCGGCGGCGGTAGCGGCGTCGTCGGCACCGTCGCGAACGCGCTCCTGCTCGTCGGGTTCGCCGTCTGCGCCGTCACCATCCTGCGCGGCGGTCTCCCGGCCCTCGCCCTTGGCGCGAGCCCGATCGCCGACCCGGCCATCGCGACGGCCTCGACGGCCTCGGCCACCCCGACCACCCGGGCCCCAGCCCACTGA
- a CDS encoding M16 family metallopeptidase gives MTSSLPSPAYPLEKTRLDNGLRVVLAPDTTAPVVAVAVHYDVGFRSEPEGRTGFAHLFEHMMFQGSENVGKAEHPKYVQAAGGIFNGSTHPDHTDYYELLPSGALELALFLEADRMRAPKITRENLDNQIAVVQEEIRVNVMNRPYGGFPWITLPPVAFDTFPNAHNGYGDFSELEAASLDDAEDFFEKFYAPGNAVLTIAGDFAPDDVLKLVERYFADIAARAVPDRRSFAEPIRSEERRGELVDKLAPRPALAIGYRVPDPDTDLSAFLANFLLTDVLTSGDASRLERRLVQTDRSVIGVSSYVGTFGDPFDQRDPLLLTVEARHPAESPAAGILTAIDEELDRLATDGLADGELERVRARVASGLLREADDALGRALAFGAFELHRGRPEMLNELPALLSEVTGDAVAAAAAALRAQGRSVLELKAGAAS, from the coding sequence ATGACCTCGTCGCTTCCCTCGCCCGCCTATCCACTGGAGAAGACCCGGCTCGACAACGGACTGCGGGTCGTACTTGCCCCCGACACGACGGCGCCGGTCGTGGCCGTCGCCGTGCACTACGACGTCGGCTTCCGGTCCGAGCCGGAGGGCCGTACCGGGTTCGCGCACCTGTTCGAGCACATGATGTTCCAGGGCAGTGAGAACGTCGGGAAGGCCGAACACCCGAAGTACGTGCAGGCCGCCGGTGGAATCTTCAACGGTTCGACGCATCCGGACCACACGGACTACTACGAGCTACTTCCGTCCGGTGCGCTCGAGCTCGCGCTCTTCCTCGAGGCCGACCGGATGCGGGCCCCGAAAATCACCCGCGAGAACCTGGACAACCAGATCGCCGTTGTCCAGGAAGAAATCCGCGTAAATGTGATGAATCGCCCATATGGCGGCTTCCCCTGGATCACCCTGCCACCGGTCGCGTTCGACACGTTCCCGAACGCACACAACGGCTATGGCGACTTCAGTGAACTCGAGGCGGCGAGCCTCGACGACGCGGAGGACTTCTTCGAGAAGTTCTACGCCCCGGGCAACGCCGTCCTGACGATCGCGGGTGACTTCGCCCCCGACGACGTGTTGAAGCTCGTGGAGCGGTACTTCGCCGACATCGCCGCCCGCGCGGTGCCGGATCGGCGCAGCTTCGCCGAGCCGATCCGGTCCGAGGAGCGGCGGGGTGAGCTCGTCGACAAGCTCGCGCCCCGGCCGGCGCTCGCGATCGGGTACCGGGTGCCGGACCCGGACACCGACCTGTCCGCGTTCCTCGCCAACTTCCTGCTGACCGACGTGCTCACGTCCGGCGACGCGAGCCGCCTCGAGCGGCGACTGGTGCAGACCGACCGCTCGGTGATCGGCGTGAGCAGCTACGTCGGCACCTTCGGTGACCCGTTCGACCAGCGCGACCCGCTGCTGCTGACCGTGGAGGCCCGTCACCCGGCCGAGTCGCCGGCCGCCGGGATCCTCACCGCGATCGACGAGGAGCTCGACCGGCTCGCGACCGACGGCCTCGCCGACGGCGAGCTGGAACGGGTGCGGGCCCGCGTCGCTTCGGGGCTGTTGCGCGAGGCGGACGACGCGCTGGGTCGGGCGCTCGCGTTCGGCGCCTTCGAGCTGCACCGGGGCCGTCCGGAGATGCTCAACGAGCTGCCGGCACTGCTGTCCGAGGTGACCGGTGACGCCGTCGCGGCGGCCGCGGCAGCGCTGCGGGCGCAGGGACGCTCCGTGCTGGAGCTGAAGGCCGGGGCGGCGTCGTGA
- a CDS encoding M16 family metallopeptidase, which translates to MTTTTERAGVIPAVRPTVPAELPTVVERTLPNGLRVLVVARTSVPLVELRLRIPFTGLGADHAARAELLAETLFTGTAKRDRVEIATAVQALGGSLSTGVDADRLAVVGSALATNLDPLLGILAEVLTEASYPDDEFSGERDRVVEDATMALSQPAVIAREALLRRLFPGHPYGSAVVEPAVLARVGVGAVRDLHTARISPRGAILTLVGDVDPAAAHDAVEAALGGWSGGEPEAVPALPALATGPILIVNRPGAVQTNIRLGGGALDRHEPGYPAQRLANTIFGGYFSSRLVDNIREDKGYTYSPRSGVDHYLAGSRFTVAADVATDVTGPALLEIFYELGRMAVLAPSSDELEAARQYSVGTMALGSATAAGLASTLSGLAGAGMGVEYLRDHPAALTRVTAEEVLAVSAGLLAPTRLITVLVGDAEKITGAVAALGSVTAVADSSSQRSS; encoded by the coding sequence TTGACGACGACGACCGAACGGGCCGGGGTCATCCCGGCCGTCCGCCCGACGGTGCCGGCGGAGCTCCCGACCGTGGTGGAGCGGACGCTGCCGAACGGGCTGCGTGTGCTGGTGGTCGCGCGCACCAGCGTCCCGCTGGTGGAGCTGCGGCTGCGGATCCCGTTCACCGGGCTCGGCGCGGACCACGCCGCGCGGGCCGAGCTGCTGGCCGAGACGCTGTTCACCGGTACGGCGAAGCGGGACCGGGTCGAGATCGCCACCGCCGTGCAGGCCCTCGGTGGATCCCTCTCCACCGGCGTCGACGCCGACCGGCTCGCGGTCGTCGGCTCGGCGCTGGCCACCAATCTCGACCCGCTGCTGGGCATCCTCGCCGAGGTGCTGACGGAGGCGAGCTACCCGGACGACGAGTTCAGCGGCGAGCGCGACCGGGTGGTCGAGGACGCCACGATGGCGCTCAGCCAGCCGGCCGTGATCGCCCGGGAGGCGCTGCTGCGCCGGCTGTTCCCCGGGCACCCGTACGGCAGCGCGGTGGTCGAGCCGGCCGTGCTCGCCCGGGTGGGCGTCGGAGCGGTCCGTGATCTGCACACGGCCAGGATCTCGCCGCGCGGCGCGATCCTGACCCTGGTCGGCGACGTCGACCCGGCGGCGGCGCACGACGCCGTCGAGGCGGCGCTGGGCGGCTGGTCCGGTGGCGAGCCCGAGGCCGTGCCGGCACTCCCGGCGCTGGCGACCGGTCCGATCCTGATCGTGAACCGGCCGGGCGCGGTGCAGACGAACATCCGCCTCGGCGGCGGTGCCCTCGACCGGCACGAGCCCGGCTACCCGGCTCAGCGGCTCGCCAACACGATCTTTGGCGGCTACTTCAGCTCCCGCCTGGTCGACAACATCCGCGAGGACAAGGGCTACACCTACTCGCCGCGCAGCGGCGTGGACCACTACCTGGCCGGCTCCCGGTTCACGGTCGCCGCCGACGTCGCGACCGACGTCACCGGCCCGGCGCTCCTGGAGATCTTCTACGAGCTCGGCCGGATGGCGGTGCTCGCGCCGTCATCCGACGAGCTGGAGGCGGCCCGGCAGTACTCGGTCGGGACGATGGCGCTCGGCAGCGCGACGGCCGCCGGCCTGGCCTCGACGCTGTCGGGGCTCGCGGGCGCGGGCATGGGGGTCGAGTACCTGCGTGACCATCCGGCGGCGCTGACCAGAGTGACCGCCGAGGAGGTGCTCGCCGTGTCCGCCGGCCTGCTCGCGCCGACCAGGCTCATCACGGTGCTCGTCGGGGACGCCGAGAAGATCACGGGCGCGGTCGCGGCGCTCGGGTCTGTGACGGCCGTGGCCGACTCGTCCTCCCAGCGGAGCTCCTAG
- a CDS encoding ANTAR domain-containing protein: MSPERARRPGPDPHPGRDPGPRRLPGRSPPRPAQPSTAPPGAAPATDGELRLRRTSAGWVVEGPGTDVRPVGDLISAMVLADLLAEDLNPPGRPRRADRELGEVEKLRLSVVQLEHALASRVIVEQAIGVLAERHHIKPRDAFERLRRTARGMGRRVHDLARQVVDSVSDPRIALPGELGGRPGPGPAAGPGPGPGSAPRPAPPRATPTRH, from the coding sequence GTGTCGCCGGAACGGGCAAGGCGCCCCGGCCCGGACCCCCACCCCGGCCGGGACCCCGGCCCGCGCCGCCTCCCCGGCCGGTCGCCCCCACGCCCCGCGCAGCCGTCGACGGCGCCGCCCGGCGCGGCACCGGCCACGGACGGCGAGCTACGGCTGCGCCGGACCAGCGCCGGCTGGGTGGTCGAGGGCCCCGGCACGGACGTCCGGCCGGTGGGTGACCTGATCTCCGCGATGGTGCTGGCCGATCTGCTGGCCGAAGACCTGAACCCGCCCGGCCGGCCGCGCCGCGCCGACCGGGAGCTCGGCGAGGTCGAGAAGCTGCGGCTGTCGGTGGTCCAGCTGGAGCACGCGCTCGCCTCCAGGGTGATCGTGGAGCAGGCCATCGGCGTGCTGGCCGAGCGCCACCACATCAAGCCGCGGGACGCGTTCGAGCGGCTGCGGCGCACCGCGCGAGGCATGGGCAGGCGGGTGCACGACCTGGCCCGCCAGGTCGTCGACTCGGTCAGCGACCCGCGGATCGCGCTGCCGGGAGAGCTCGGCGGCCGGCCGGGACCGGGGCCCGCGGCCGGGCCGGGTCCCGGCCCGGGCTCAGCGCCCCGGCCCGCCCCACCGCGTGCCACCCCGACTCGCCACTGA